Proteins co-encoded in one Salvia splendens isolate huo1 chromosome 4, SspV2, whole genome shotgun sequence genomic window:
- the LOC121799730 gene encoding myosin-7-like: MTKLSYLHEPGVLYNMKCRYSINEIYTYTGNILIAVNPFQRLPHLYNDNMMEKYKGMAIGELSPHPYAIADNAYRQMIKEDLSQSILVSGESGAGKTESTKSLMTYLAYMGGSVGVEGKRTVEQQVLESSPVLEAFGNAKTVRNNNSSRFGKFVEIQFNNRGRISGAAIRTYLLERSRVCQVSDPERNYHCFYMVCAAPAKDVEKYKLGNPRDFRYLNQSNCYELDGVDDSKEYLTTRRAMDIVGISPEEQDGIFRVVAAILHLGNIEFGKGSDGDASHPKDDQSLFHLKTVAELLMCDEQCLEDSLCKRIMVTRDETITKSLSATDAAVSRDALAKIVYSRLFDWLVDKINNSIGQDSTSKLLIGLLDIYGFESFKTNSFEQFCINLTNEKLQQHFNQHVFKMEQEEYTKEEIDWSYIEFVDNQDILDLIEKKPGGIIALLDEACILPRSTHETFAEKLYQTFKDHKRFSKPKLSRTGFTICHYAGDVTYQTELFLDKNKDYVILEHQNLLSASSCSFISSLFPPLPEESSKSSKFSSIGSRFKQQLQSLLETLSATEPHYVRCIKPNNLLKPSIFENGNVLQQLRCGGVMEAIRISCAGYPTRKTFQEFINRFKILEPNASDGSCDEIAGCKMLLQKADLKGYQIGKTKVFLRAGQMAELDSVRNQVLGISASVVQNKFRSFFVHKNFLVLRMAAIQIQALCRGQVTRCIYEHKKRKAAATTIQKSGRMFLFRKTYTILLSSAIVIQAGLRAMGDRNEFLFRRRNTAAILIQRHCRGYLASHHFLRLKGASISMQCACRVVKARKELRLLKMAAKETGALQEAKEKLEKKVEELTLQLELEKRQRHDIEEAKNREIAKLLSALEEIRLQLQDTSNSEALKKVFEQVPTAVSEQVPPAVSEQITPAVSEQVPPAVSEQVPPAVSQQVLSEISEQVPSAVSEQVPPAVSQQVLSEISEQVPSAVSEQVPPAVSQQVLSEISEQGPPTKEGLVIDTELVRKLTSENEKLKSLVSSLEKKVDEEGKKYEESNKLAMEAEIKIIKLKTDMQRLEEKISDMETADQVLRRQALMNNPSGKLSGHLPPTNNEGQNGQKELLSAGSSKRFGTESDSALRTSNTERQREVVDTLIRCIKKDVGFSEGKPVAALTIYKCLLNWRSFEAERTNVFDMLIQIIGSALKDEANNDRMAYWLCNTSTLLFLLQRTLKSASSSQPPPPTSFFGRMAQSFRTSPSFADISIGGVDGIRQVEAKYPALLFKEQLTAYIEKIYSIIRDNAKKELSPVLSSCIEALKKSPTQSSDESATRNWQSVIDCLNRLLSTLKDNFLPPVLVQKIFEQLFSYINVQLFNSLLLQKECCTFNSGEYVKIGLTELQLWYGDTHEYAGSSFDELKYVQQAVRLLIMQQKSELTYDDLTTELCPILSSQQLYRICILFGDDNGSDNVSPEVISNLKILASEDSNDPDSSSYVLDDNSSIPLPVEELSNSLHDGDFKGVKPPEELLENPSFEFLQG, translated from the exons ATGACAAAGCTTTCTTACCTGCATGAACCGGGTGTTTTGTACAATATGAAATGCAGATATAGTATTAATGAAATATAT ACCTATACAGGTAACATATTGATAGCTGTGAATCCTTTTCAACGCTTACCCCATTTGTACAATGATAATATGATGGAGAAGTACAAAGGAATGGCGATTGGAGAGCTGAGCCCACACCCTTATGCTATCGCTGACAATGCTTACAG GCAAATGATTAAAGAGGATTTAAGTCAATCAATCTTGGTTAGTGGGGAGAGTGGAGCTGGTAAAACTGAAAGCACTAAGAGTCTAATGACTTATCTCGCATACATGGGGGGCAGCGTAGGGGTTGAGGGGAAGCGGACTGTGGAGCAGCAAGTACTCGAG TCAAGTCCGGTTCTTGAAGCTTTTGGTAATGCAAAGACAGTGAGAAATAACAATTCAAG TCGCTTTGGAAAATTTGTGGAGATTCAGTTCAATAATAGGGGCAGAATATCTGGAGCTGCTATCAGAACTTATTTGCTGGAAAGATCGCGAGTTTGCCAAGTTTCAGATCCTGAAAGAAACTATCACTGTTTCTATATGGTTTGTGCTGCACCAGCAAAG GATGTTGAAAAATACAAACTGGGGAATCCAAGGGATTTCCGTTATTTGAACCAGTCTAATTGCTATGAATTGGATGGTGTTGATGATTCCAAAGAGTATCTTACTACAAGGAGGGCAATGGATATAGTTGGAATCAGCCCCGAGGAGCAG GATGGGATTTTTCGAGTTGTCGCTGCAATTCTTCATCTGGGAAATATTGAGTTTGGGAAGGGAAGTGATGGTGATGCTTCACATCCCAAGGATGATCAATCGCTATTCCATCTTAAAACAGTTGCAGAGCTTTTGat GTGTGACGAACAATGTCTTGAAGACTCCTTGTGCAAACGTATTATGGTTACTCGTGATGAGACCATAACAAAGAGCCTCAGTGCGACTGATGCAGCAGTCAGTAGAGATGCCTTGGCTAAAATTGTCTATTCAAGACTATTTGACTG gttagtTGATAAGATCAACAATTCTATTGGACAAGATTCTACTTCTAAACTCTTGATTGGACTGCTTGATATTTATGGCTTTGAGAGTTTCAAGACAAACAG TTTTGAGCAATTTTGCATTAACCTGACTAATGAGAAACTGCAGCAACATTTCAATCAG CACGTCTTCAAGATGGAACAAGAAGAATATACAAAAGAAGAGATCGACTGGAGTTACATAGAGTTCGTAGATAACCAAGATATTCTTGATCTTATTGAAAAG AAACCAGGTGGCATCATTGCTCTCCTTGATGAGGCTTG taTTCTTCCAAGATCTACACATGAGACATTTGCagagaagctgtaccagacatTCAAAGATCACAAGCGTTTCAGCAAGCCAAAACTGTCGCGCACTGGTTTCACCATATGCCATTATGCGGGTGAT GTCACTTACCAGACAGAACTTTTTCTGGATAAGAACAAAGATTATGTTATTCTTGAGCATCAGAATCTCCTTAGTGCTTCAAGTTGCTCCTTCATCTCCAGCCTCTTCCCACCTTTACCAGAAGAGTCTTCTAAATCATCAAAGTTTTCATCAATTGGTTCTCGATTCAAG CAACAACTGCAATCTCTGCTTGAGACTCTTAGTGCGACTGAACCTCATTATGTTCGCTGTATAAAACCTAATAACCTTCTGAAGCCTTCAATCTTTGAGAATGGTAATGTTCTGCAGCAACTCCGTTGTGGG GGTGTTATGGAGGCAATCAGGATCAGTTGTGCTGGATATCCCACTCGAAAGACCTTTCAAGAATTTATAAATCGTTTCAAAATTCTCGAGCCTAATGCATCAGATGGAAG TTGCGATGAAATTGCTGGTTGTAAAATGCTTTTGCAGAAAGCTGACCTCAAAGGTTATCAG ATTGGCAAAACTAAAGTGTTTCTCAGAGCTGGTCAGATGGCAGAACTAGATTCTGTCCGTAATCAGGTCCTTGGGATATCTGCCAGTGTAGTCCAGAATAAATTCCGTTCATTCTTTGTGCATAAAAATTTCCTTGTGTTACGCATGGCAGCTATACAAATTCAAGCACTATGCAGAG GGCAAGTTACACGGTGCATTTATGAGCATAAGAAGAGAAAGGCTGCTGCTACAACCATCCAGAAATCTGGAAGGATGTTTCTTTTTAGGAAAACTTACACAATTTTATTGTCTTCTGCAATTGTTATTCAAGCTGGACTTAGAGCAATGGGTGATCGCAATGAATTTCTATTTAGAAGGAGAAACACAGCAGCTATACTCATCCAG AGACATTGCCGAGGATACTTGGCCAGCCATCATTTCTTACGCTTGAAGGGGGCATCAATTTCTATGCAATGCGCTTGTAGAGTAGTTAAAGCTCGCAAAGAACTACGGCTACTTAAAATG GCTGCAAAGGAAACTGGTGCACTCCAAGAAGCCAAAGAAAAGCTGGAAAAGAAAGTTGAAGAACTGACTTTGCAGCTGGAATTGGAGAAGCGCCAGCGA CATGATATAGAGGAAGCCAAGAATCGTGAAATTGCAAAATTACTATCTGCTTTGGAGGAAATAAGGCTGCAGTTGCAAGATACCAGCAATTCTGAAGCTCTAAAGAAGGTTTTCGAGCAAGTTCCTACAGCAGTATCTGAGCAAGTCCCTCCAGCAGTATCTGAGCAAATCACTCCAGCAGTATCTGAGCAAGTCCCTCCAGCAGTATCTGAGCAAGTCCCTCCAGCAGTATCCCAGCAAGTTCTCTCAGAAATATCCGAGCAAGTCCCTTCAGCAGTATCTGAGCAAGTCCCTCCAGCAGTATCCCAGCAAGTTCTCTCAGAAATATCCGAGCAAGTCCCTTCAGCAGTATCTGAGCAAGTCCCTCCAGCAGTATCCCAGCAAGTTCTCTCAGAAATATCCGAGCAAGGTCCTCCTACAAAAGAGGGCTTAGTAATAGATACTGAACTAGTTCGTAAATTAACATCTGAAAATGAAAAGCTGAAG AGTTTAGTGAGTTCTCTGGAAAAGAAAGTAGATGAAGAAGGGAAGAAATATGAGGAGTCGAACAAGCTAGCAATGGAGGCAGAGATAAAGATAATTAAGCTGAAGACAGATATGCAGAG GCTTGAAGAGAAAATCTCTGACATGGAGACAGCAGATCAGGTTCTCCGTCGACAGGCTTTAATGAATAATCCTTCAGGGAAACTATCTGGACATTTACCTCCAACTAATAAT GAGGGGCAGAATGGTCAGAAA GAACTTTTGAGCGCAGGATCCAGTAAAAGATTTGGTACTGAATCTGATAGTGCACTAAGGACATCTAACACTGAAAGGCAACGT GAGGTAGTAGATACTCTTATTAGGTGCATCAAAAAAGATGTTGGTTTCAGTGAAGGAAAACCAGTTGCTGCACTAACAATTTACAAATGCCTGCTAAACTGGAGATCTTTTGAAGCCGAAAGAACTAACGTTTTTGATATGCTTATTCAGATCATTGGTTCAGCATTAAAG GATGAGGCAAACAATGATCGTATGGCTTACTGGCTTTGCAACACATCTACACTACTTTTTTTACTCCAACGAACCCTTAAATCTGCATCTTCATCTCAACCTCCTCCGCCCACCTCGTTTTTCGGAAGGATGGCTCAA AGTTTTCGGACGTCCCCATCCTTTGCCGATATTTCTATAGGCGGTGTTGATGGAATAAGACAGGTTGAAGCCAAGTATCCAGCTTTGCTTTTCAAGGAGCAGCTGACGGCTTATATTGAGAAGATTTATAGTATTATTCGAGACAATGCAAAGAAGGAATTGTCACCTGTTCTTTCTTCATGTATTGAG GCACTCAAAAAGTCCCCCACTCAATCGTCTGATGAAAGTGCTACTAGGAACTGGCAAAGCGTCATTGATTGCTTAAACAGGCTTCTAAGTACACTGAAAGATAATTTC CTTCCTCCAGTTCTTGTCCAGAAAATCTTCGAGCAGCTTTTCTCTTATATAAATGTTCAGCTCTTTAACAG CCTTCTTCTCCAAAAAGAGTGTTGCACGTTCAACAGTGGGGAATATGTAAAGATAGGGTTAACTGAATTACAACTTTGGTACGGGGACACACACGAG TATGCAGGCTCATCATTTGATGAACTAAAATATGTGCAGCAGGCTGTAAGGCTTCTG ATAATGCAACAAAAATCGGAACTAACCTATGATGATCTTACAACTGAACTTTGCCCT ATACTTAGCAGTCAGCAGCTTTATAGAATATGTATTCTTTTTGGGGATGATAATGGTTCAGATAATGTATCTCCAGAA GTGATTTCTAACCTGAAGATACTTGCATCGGAGGACTCTAATGATCCTGATAGCAGCTCATATGTGTTAGATGATAACTCCAG CATCCCTTTACCAGTTGAAGAACTTAGCAACTCTCTCCATGATGGAGATTTCAAAGGCGTAAAACCTCCAGAAGAACTTCTTGAAAATCCATCATTCGAATTCTTACAAGGTTAA
- the LOC121801075 gene encoding stemmadenine O-acetyltransferase-like: protein MMKPSSPTPKCMQKYQFSFIDQNTVLSFIPAVLFYPSNPTIPNSEKSKLLKKSLSEVLSIYHPLAGRRVGNLYVDCSDAGAPFSEAEADCDLSLAVTNPNPSNLKKLLPHETDEFHDLCLAVHATYFRCGGLAVGILLSHKVADASSYLLFLKTWSAVATNGGAVPLPKFELAAYAPQLDILSCQPPPGLAEGDVATTILTFAAAEIATLQERYSAPGRRRPSRVEALSAFIWTRFVSATGAVSDPDQICIVYNAINLRNRADPPLSDHQFGNFIAPSTAFVRAGDSGVDIVRKVREASKRIGAGYVAGLKKREMQLEDIMGHVRASEGVMVKMFFSSLCGFPWWHVDFGWGRPARFGTIGLPFQNLVHFMDTNGGDGVEALIQLSIQDMEKFQAHLSLNSKL, encoded by the exons ATGATGAAGCCATCTTCTCCAACCCCAAAATGCATGCAAAAATACCAATTTTCATTTATCGATCAAAATACAGTTTTATCATTCATTCCGGCGGTCTTGTTCTACCCTTCAAACCCCACTATTCCCAACTCGGAAAAATCAAAGCTGCTGAAGAAATCCTTATCGGAGGTCCTCTCCATATACCACCCTCTCGCCGGCCGCCGCGTGGGCAATCTCTACGTTGACTGCAGCGACGCCGGCGCACCCTTCTCTGAAGCCGAAGCAGACTGCGACCTCTCGCTAGCTGTTACCAATCCAAACCCTAGTAATTTGAAGAAACTTCTACCCCACGAGACGGATGAGTTCCATGATCTTTGCCTGGCTGTTCACGCCACCTATTTCCGCTGCGGCGGCCTCGCCGTTGGGATCCTTCTCTCGCACAAGGTCGCCGACGCATCATCTTACCTCTTGTTCCTCAAAACCTGGTCCGCCGTCGCAACAAACGGTGGGGCCGTGCCGCTGCCCAAGTTTGAGCTTGCTGCCTATGCTCCTCAG TTGGACATCCTCAGTTGCCAGCCTCCGCCTGGATTAGCGGAGGGAGACGTCGCCACCACGATCCTCACGTTCGCAGCAGCGGAGATCGCCACTCTCCAGGAGAGGTACAGCGCCCCGGGCCGTCGACGTCCGAGTCGGGTGGAGGCTCTCTCGGCTTTTATATGGACACGGTTCGTGTCAGCAACGGGCGCTGTATCTGACCCGGATCAGATCTGCATTGTGTATAATGCGATAAACCTAAGGAACCGGGCCGATCCGCCCCTGTCGGATCACCAGTTCGGTAACTTCATTGCGCCTTCGACGGCTTTCGTGAGGGCTGGCGACAGTGGCGTGGACATTGTGAGGAAGGTGCGGGAAGCGTCGAAGAGGATCGGCGCAGGATACGTGGCCGGGCTGAAGAAGAGGGAGATGCAATTGGAAGACATAATGGGTCATGTTCGAGCCAGTGAAGGCGTGATGGTTAAAATGTTCTTCTCGAGTCTCTGTGGATTTCCTTGGTGGCATGTAGATTTCGGGTGGGGCAGACCTGCCCGGTTTGGAACCATTGGGTTGCCCTTCCAGAATTTGGTACATTTTATGGATACAAATGGTGGGGATGGAGTAGAGGCACTCATTCAATTGAGCATACAAGATATGGAGAAATTCCAAGCTCATTTATCACTCAATAGTAAATTGTAA